A window from Nitrospira sp. ND1 encodes these proteins:
- a CDS encoding glycosyltransferase has protein sequence MKQVLIVAYYFPPVAASGAMRPLGFCRNLPAFGWQPKVLTTTPECVYPVHQVDQKLGGRVPETVQVIRVPYIDRLQQVLQYREVLRGILKGNANQGRARKDLKNEASASSPQPGTGRSTVKDFFLDWAFAFPDRQYTWLSQVVRHFQRIGEKEMPDVVFATGGPWTSFLVGATLAKQFSRPLVLDYRDPWNCNPYYSFSSRFLTKKSQWLEAKVCKAASHVIANTEELRQRLLEEFGELRGRCTWIPNGFDREVLPVGQSTAGQLDGQSPSTGYELCHFGTVYGKRTPRILLQAMWELFQEGRLKPESIRLRFVGGWDSTDQECERYAAELEKHSFLRREPPISHSLCLKEMQRSSVLLVLQPDSPLQVPAKIYEYVATGRPLLLIGGEGATANLVTRHALGVSSPNQLAAIKVLLDELTTGVRKLVQPDVTSVNRFDYRSLTGEMAAVLDVAVGANESS, from the coding sequence GTGAAGCAAGTTCTGATCGTCGCCTACTATTTTCCGCCGGTTGCGGCGAGTGGGGCGATGCGTCCGCTTGGTTTTTGCCGCAACCTTCCGGCATTTGGGTGGCAGCCGAAAGTGCTCACGACAACGCCAGAGTGCGTCTATCCGGTGCATCAGGTTGATCAGAAGCTCGGTGGGCGTGTGCCGGAGACTGTTCAGGTGATTCGTGTGCCTTATATCGACCGACTGCAGCAGGTCTTGCAGTATCGCGAGGTGCTCCGGGGAATACTAAAAGGGAACGCGAATCAGGGTAGGGCCAGGAAGGACCTGAAAAATGAGGCATCTGCTTCGTCACCTCAACCGGGAACAGGTCGCTCAACGGTGAAGGATTTTTTCCTGGATTGGGCATTCGCATTTCCTGACCGGCAATATACCTGGCTCTCGCAGGTCGTGAGACACTTTCAGCGTATCGGAGAAAAGGAAATGCCGGACGTTGTCTTTGCGACAGGTGGGCCGTGGACAAGTTTTTTGGTCGGCGCAACCCTTGCCAAGCAGTTCAGTCGGCCACTGGTGCTGGATTATCGCGATCCATGGAACTGTAACCCGTATTATTCCTTTAGTTCCCGCTTCTTGACCAAGAAATCGCAATGGCTTGAAGCGAAAGTTTGTAAGGCTGCGAGTCATGTCATTGCCAACACTGAGGAGCTACGCCAACGACTCCTTGAGGAATTTGGCGAGCTTCGAGGTCGCTGTACTTGGATTCCCAATGGATTCGATCGGGAGGTCCTCCCTGTCGGGCAGTCGACTGCTGGCCAATTGGACGGTCAGTCCCCCTCGACAGGATACGAACTGTGTCATTTCGGGACAGTCTACGGGAAGAGGACTCCTCGGATCCTCCTGCAGGCAATGTGGGAATTATTTCAAGAGGGCCGTTTGAAGCCCGAATCGATCCGATTGCGCTTCGTAGGCGGGTGGGACTCAACCGATCAGGAATGTGAGCGCTATGCGGCAGAGCTTGAGAAACACTCTTTTTTGCGACGCGAGCCTCCGATTTCACACAGTCTATGCTTAAAAGAGATGCAACGATCCAGCGTGCTTTTGGTGCTTCAGCCTGACTCTCCCTTACAGGTACCGGCCAAAATTTATGAATATGTCGCGACTGGTCGTCCGTTGCTACTGATCGGTGGAGAGGGCGCAACTGCCAATCTAGTCACTCGGCATGCCCTGGGCGTAAGTAGCCCGAATCAGCTGGCAGCGATTAAAGTGCTCCTCGACGAGTTAACAACAGGAGTGCGGAAGCTTGTTCAGCCTGATGTGACAAGTGTGAATCGTTTCGACTATCGATCGTTGACCGGTGAAATGGCAGCTGTGCTCGATGTGGCCGTTGGGGCGAACGAATCTTCCTAA
- the asnB gene encoding asparagine synthase (glutamine-hydrolyzing) — MCGIAIAIGLNGRPIERVAIERMAKSLFHRGPDDSGIYLDGAVGMGFRRLSILDLSEAGHQPMVSEDEQYVLVFNGEIFNYVELRSELRQLGYQFRSSGDSEVLLAAYREWGRECLSKLNGMWAFVIYDRRHRRIFGSRDRFGVKPLYYSRTSDVMQFASEIKALRASGYQRGEINWRTASRFLLEGRLDSQIETFYEGIEQIPPGSGFELALDGTWHQWFFWSLDGLSPSVSGDPAEIFAELFEDSVRIRMRSDVPVGVCLSGGLDSTAIICAAARQRGEAGSSRSESLQAFCYMAKEFDESKYIADTLAQTHAQLRQLGTSPTELWSDLRRMLWFQDEPVHTMTAVVGYQLMHLAASHGIRVVLNGQGADETIGGYSSYFQDYWVSLLREGRVRKAWESVAAYTAAHGGNSCQRFTAAAARGLSWEMYKINAYRSWAQARRQARLRQNPWFSEDLTRHFIDEDVSPVAMTLSNALKQSVRSAPLPLYLRIEDRNSMAHSVEARLPFLDYRLVSFVAGLSDGWKVRGPLNKYVLREAMRGRIPESVRARVDKMGFPTASKKWFAHDFYEPLRDILGSRVVRERGIYNADAVINDLERHRRGEIDLANRLFHVAEFEILSDLVSQDPGLAV; from the coding sequence ATGTGTGGGATTGCGATTGCTATAGGGCTGAATGGACGGCCCATTGAGCGAGTAGCCATTGAGCGGATGGCGAAAAGTTTGTTTCATCGCGGCCCCGATGACAGCGGCATCTATCTGGATGGTGCCGTGGGAATGGGATTTCGTCGTCTTTCGATTCTTGATTTGTCCGAAGCGGGCCATCAACCCATGGTTAGTGAGGATGAGCAGTACGTACTGGTCTTCAACGGCGAAATCTTCAACTATGTCGAACTTCGATCGGAGCTTCGCCAATTGGGGTACCAGTTTCGGTCGAGCGGGGACAGCGAGGTCCTGCTTGCGGCGTACCGTGAGTGGGGTCGGGAGTGCCTGTCCAAACTCAATGGCATGTGGGCGTTTGTGATCTATGATCGTCGACATCGGCGGATTTTTGGGTCGCGCGATCGATTCGGCGTCAAGCCGCTGTACTACAGTCGCACTTCCGATGTGATGCAATTCGCTTCAGAGATCAAGGCGCTACGAGCGTCTGGATACCAGCGCGGTGAGATCAATTGGCGAACTGCTTCCAGATTTCTTCTGGAAGGACGGCTAGACAGCCAGATCGAAACGTTCTACGAAGGGATTGAACAAATTCCTCCAGGGAGCGGTTTCGAACTGGCACTCGATGGTACGTGGCATCAATGGTTTTTTTGGTCCCTTGATGGGTTGTCTCCAAGTGTATCCGGAGACCCTGCGGAGATCTTTGCCGAATTGTTCGAAGATTCCGTTCGAATTCGGATGCGAAGTGATGTCCCGGTAGGCGTCTGTTTGTCGGGGGGGCTTGATTCGACCGCGATTATTTGCGCTGCGGCCAGGCAGCGAGGTGAGGCGGGCAGTAGTAGGTCTGAATCTCTCCAGGCATTTTGTTATATGGCCAAGGAGTTCGACGAGTCCAAGTATATTGCCGACACGTTGGCTCAAACCCATGCCCAGCTTCGTCAGCTGGGAACCAGCCCGACCGAACTATGGAGCGATCTGCGCCGAATGCTTTGGTTTCAAGATGAGCCGGTGCATACAATGACGGCCGTAGTAGGCTACCAGCTCATGCATCTTGCCGCGTCCCACGGGATTCGTGTCGTATTGAATGGGCAGGGTGCGGATGAGACCATTGGCGGCTATTCCAGTTATTTCCAAGACTATTGGGTGTCGCTTCTTCGAGAGGGACGCGTACGAAAAGCCTGGGAGTCTGTGGCAGCCTACACGGCGGCTCATGGTGGAAATTCGTGTCAACGTTTCACCGCGGCCGCAGCGCGCGGACTTTCATGGGAAATGTATAAGATCAACGCGTACCGGAGCTGGGCACAGGCGCGTCGACAAGCACGGCTCCGCCAGAATCCGTGGTTTTCAGAGGACCTCACCAGGCATTTTATCGATGAAGATGTTTCGCCGGTTGCTATGACGTTGTCGAATGCGTTGAAGCAGTCGGTGCGCTCTGCCCCGTTGCCCTTGTATCTACGCATTGAGGATCGCAACTCCATGGCCCATTCGGTCGAAGCACGCCTCCCCTTTCTAGATTATCGTTTGGTGTCGTTTGTCGCAGGACTGTCCGATGGCTGGAAAGTCCGTGGACCGTTGAATAAATATGTGCTCCGAGAAGCTATGAGAGGGCGGATCCCGGAGTCTGTGCGAGCGCGCGTGGACAAGATGGGGTTTCCTACTGCGAGTAAAAAATGGTTTGCGCATGATTTCTACGAGCCTCTCCGCGATATTCTGGGGAGTCGGGTTGTTCGCGAACGAGGCATTTATAACGCGGATGCCGTGATCAATGATTTGGAGCGTCACCGCAGAGGTGAAATAGATTTGGCCAACAGGCTATTCCACGTCGCGGAATTTGAGATCTTGTCGGATCTCGTGAGTCAAGACCCCGGTCTTGCTGTGTGA
- a CDS encoding UDP-glucuronic acid decarboxylase family protein: MRILITGGAGFLGSHLSDLLIGQGHDVIALDNLITGRAENISHLIGNPKFSFVKYNVCDYLHVDGQLDAVMHFASPASPQDYLEMPIATLKVGALGTHKALGLAKAKGARFLLASTSEVYGDPLLNPQPETYWGNVNPIGARGVYDEAKRFAEAMTMAYHRYHGVDTRIVRIFNTYGPRMRPKDGRVVSNFIVQALQGKPLTVFGDGSQTRSFCYVDDLVRGIVALLMVKSDKSVAERTDRTKFLTQKPDAILDSIHDPVNIGNPRELTVRGIAEIILKITGSKSVIEERPLPADDPKVRRPDITRAKSLLGWEPKVELEDGIRKATEYFRQVIAK, from the coding sequence ATGCGAATTCTGATTACGGGTGGAGCAGGGTTTCTCGGTAGTCACCTATCCGATCTGCTGATTGGGCAGGGACATGATGTGATTGCGTTGGATAATTTGATCACCGGACGAGCGGAGAATATTTCTCACCTGATCGGAAATCCGAAATTCAGCTTTGTGAAATACAACGTGTGCGACTATTTGCATGTCGATGGGCAATTGGACGCTGTAATGCATTTTGCGTCTCCGGCGAGCCCTCAGGATTATCTTGAGATGCCCATTGCGACTTTGAAGGTGGGGGCCTTGGGAACACACAAGGCGTTGGGATTGGCGAAAGCCAAAGGGGCGCGGTTTCTATTAGCGAGCACCTCTGAAGTCTATGGCGACCCATTGCTCAATCCTCAACCGGAAACCTACTGGGGTAATGTGAATCCCATCGGCGCGCGTGGGGTCTATGATGAGGCGAAGAGATTTGCTGAGGCTATGACGATGGCCTATCACCGATATCATGGAGTCGACACAAGAATCGTTCGGATATTCAATACCTACGGCCCAAGGATGAGGCCGAAGGATGGTCGGGTCGTCTCGAATTTCATTGTACAGGCCCTTCAGGGAAAACCGCTGACGGTCTTTGGAGACGGCTCCCAAACACGCAGCTTTTGCTATGTCGATGATTTGGTTCGTGGTATCGTGGCGTTGTTGATGGTGAAATCAGACAAGTCTGTGGCGGAACGCACTGATCGTACGAAGTTCCTCACTCAGAAGCCCGACGCTATCCTGGACAGCATTCATGATCCGGTCAATATCGGGAATCCCCGAGAACTTACGGTTCGTGGCATTGCCGAGATCATTCTGAAAATTACCGGTTCCAAGAGTGTCATTGAGGAACGTCCGCTTCCAGCCGACGATCCGAAGGTGCGCCGGCCGGATATCACGCGAGCTAAAAGCCTTTTGGGTTGGGAACCAAAAGTAGAGCTTGAGGATGGTATCAGGAAGGCCACGGAGTATTTTCGCCAGGTTATTGCAAAGTAA